One part of the Herbiconiux aconitum genome encodes these proteins:
- the uvrB gene encoding excinuclease ABC subunit UvrB gives MEPTRSVHPFEVISDYTPSGDQPAAIAELAGRINAGETDVVLLGATGTGKSATTAWLIEQVQRPTLVLAHNKTLAAQLANEFRELMPNNAVEYFVSYYDYYQPEAYVPQTDTFIEKDSSINAEVERLRHSTTNSLLSRRDVVVVSTVSCIYGLGTPEQYLNAMIALQVGQKVDRDWLIRRFVSMQYQRNDIDFSRGNFRVRGDTIEIIPMYEELAIRIEMFGDEIEGLYSLHPLTGEIVHKLDNVSVFPGSHYVADTNVMHRAIETIQTELHDRLAVLEREGKLLEAQRLRMRTTFDLEMMQQIGFCSGIENYSRHIDGRMPGEAPHCLLDYFPDDFLVVIDESHVTVPQIGAMYEGDSSRKRTLVDHGFRLPSALDNRPLKWNEFKNRVGQTVYLSATPGKYEMGIADGVVEQIIRPTGLIDPTLVVKPSKGQIDDLLEEIRIRAAKDERVLVTTLTKKMAEELTDFLTEAGVRVRYLHSDVDTLRRVELLTELRMGVYDVLVGINLLREGLDLPEVSLVAILDADKEGFLRSSTSLIQTIGRAARNVSGEVHLYADKMTDSMRLAIDETDRRREKQVAYNTLHGIDPQPLRKRIADITEALAREGADTAELLRERSGRGKKSPTPNLRREGIAAAGANDLESIIADLNSQMLEAAAELKFELAGRLRDEVSELKRELRQMEKAGHIS, from the coding sequence ATGGAACCCACTCGCTCCGTACACCCCTTCGAGGTCATCAGCGACTACACGCCGAGTGGCGACCAACCGGCCGCCATCGCCGAGTTGGCGGGCCGCATCAACGCCGGTGAGACGGATGTCGTGCTCCTCGGCGCCACGGGAACGGGCAAGTCGGCCACCACTGCGTGGCTCATCGAACAGGTGCAGCGCCCCACACTGGTGCTCGCGCACAACAAGACCCTGGCCGCCCAGCTGGCCAATGAGTTCCGCGAGTTGATGCCGAACAACGCGGTCGAGTACTTCGTCTCCTACTACGACTACTACCAGCCAGAGGCCTACGTGCCGCAGACCGACACCTTCATCGAGAAAGACTCCTCGATCAACGCCGAAGTCGAGCGCCTCCGGCACTCCACCACGAACTCGCTGCTCAGCCGTCGCGACGTCGTGGTGGTCTCGACCGTCTCCTGCATCTACGGCTTGGGCACGCCCGAGCAGTACCTCAACGCGATGATCGCTCTCCAGGTCGGCCAGAAGGTCGACCGCGACTGGCTCATCCGACGCTTCGTCTCGATGCAATACCAGCGCAACGACATCGACTTCTCGCGCGGCAACTTCCGGGTGCGCGGCGACACCATCGAGATCATCCCGATGTACGAAGAGCTCGCCATCCGCATCGAGATGTTCGGCGACGAGATCGAAGGTCTCTACAGCCTGCATCCGCTGACCGGCGAGATCGTGCACAAACTCGACAACGTGTCGGTGTTCCCCGGTTCGCACTACGTTGCCGACACCAACGTGATGCATCGCGCCATCGAGACCATCCAGACCGAGTTGCACGACCGCCTGGCCGTGCTCGAACGCGAGGGCAAGCTCCTCGAAGCCCAGCGGCTCCGGATGCGCACGACCTTCGATCTCGAGATGATGCAGCAGATCGGCTTCTGCTCGGGCATCGAGAACTACTCCCGCCACATCGACGGGCGGATGCCTGGTGAAGCACCGCACTGCCTGCTCGATTACTTCCCCGACGACTTCCTCGTGGTGATCGACGAGTCCCACGTCACGGTGCCGCAGATCGGCGCAATGTACGAGGGCGACTCCTCGCGCAAGCGCACCCTGGTCGACCACGGTTTCCGCCTGCCGAGCGCGCTCGACAACCGGCCGCTGAAGTGGAACGAGTTCAAGAACCGTGTGGGCCAGACCGTCTACCTTTCGGCCACGCCCGGCAAGTACGAGATGGGCATCGCCGACGGGGTGGTGGAGCAGATCATCCGCCCCACCGGCCTGATCGACCCGACACTCGTCGTGAAGCCCTCCAAGGGACAGATCGACGACCTGCTCGAAGAGATCCGCATCCGCGCCGCGAAAGACGAGCGCGTGCTGGTCACCACCCTCACCAAGAAGATGGCCGAAGAGCTCACCGACTTCCTCACCGAGGCCGGCGTGCGGGTGCGTTACCTGCACTCCGACGTCGACACCCTGCGCCGCGTCGAGCTGCTCACCGAACTGCGGATGGGTGTGTACGACGTGCTCGTCGGTATCAACCTGCTGCGCGAGGGCCTCGACCTGCCCGAGGTGTCGCTGGTGGCCATCCTCGACGCCGACAAGGAGGGCTTCCTGCGCTCCTCGACCTCCCTCATCCAGACCATCGGCCGCGCGGCGCGCAACGTCTCCGGCGAGGTGCACCTCTACGCCGACAAGATGACCGACTCGATGCGGCTGGCGATCGATGAGACCGACCGGCGGCGCGAGAAGCAGGTGGCCTACAACACCTTGCACGGCATCGACCCGCAGCCGCTCCGCAAGCGCATCGCCGACATCACGGAGGCGCTGGCCCGCGAGGGTGCCGACACCGCCGAGCTGCTGCGCGAGCGCTCGGGCCGCGGCAAGAAGAGCCCCACTCCGAACCTCCGCCGCGAGGGCATCGCGGCGGCCGGCGCGAACGATCTCGAGTCGATCATCGCCGACTTGAACAGTCAGATGCTCGAGGCGGCGGCCGAACTCAAGTTCGAGCTGGCCGGGCGACTGCGCGACGAGGTCTCCGAGCTCAAGCGCGAACTCCGGCAGATGGAGAAGGCCGGCCACATCAGCTGA
- a CDS encoding ATP-dependent 6-phosphofructokinase, protein MRIGILTSGGDCPGLNAVIRGAVLKGTEINGQEFVGFKDGWRGVVKGEILPLERSHVRGIAKQGGTILGTSRTNPFEGNGGPERIQETLDRLGIDAIMAIGGEGTLAAAKRLTDAGLKIVGVPKTVDNDLDATDYTFGFDTAVEIATEAMDRLRTTGDSHSRCMVAEVMGRHVGWIALHSGMAAGAHAILIPEQKTSMAQVAAWVQSANDRGRAPLVVVAEGFTPDHADDPHSERGLDAFGRPRLGGIGERLAPMIEELTGIETRATTLGHIQRGGVPTAYDRVLATRLGMAASDIVQDSAWGQMVALRGTDIVTVGFEEALGKLKVVPQHRYEEAAMLFG, encoded by the coding sequence ATGAGAATCGGCATCCTGACCAGCGGCGGAGACTGTCCTGGACTGAACGCGGTCATCCGTGGAGCAGTGCTCAAAGGCACCGAGATCAACGGGCAGGAGTTCGTCGGCTTCAAAGACGGCTGGCGCGGGGTCGTGAAGGGCGAGATCCTCCCGCTCGAGCGCAGCCACGTGCGCGGCATCGCCAAGCAGGGCGGCACCATTCTCGGAACCTCGCGCACCAACCCGTTCGAAGGCAACGGCGGCCCTGAGCGCATCCAGGAGACCCTCGACCGCCTCGGTATCGACGCCATCATGGCGATCGGGGGCGAAGGCACTCTCGCCGCGGCGAAGCGGCTGACGGATGCCGGACTGAAGATAGTCGGCGTGCCCAAGACCGTCGACAACGACCTCGACGCCACCGACTACACCTTCGGATTCGACACCGCCGTGGAGATCGCGACCGAGGCGATGGACCGCCTGCGCACCACGGGAGACTCGCACAGCCGGTGCATGGTGGCCGAGGTGATGGGGCGCCACGTGGGCTGGATCGCCCTGCACTCCGGCATGGCCGCGGGCGCCCATGCCATTCTGATCCCGGAGCAGAAGACGAGCATGGCGCAGGTGGCCGCATGGGTGCAGAGCGCCAACGACCGGGGTCGCGCGCCGCTGGTGGTCGTGGCGGAGGGGTTCACGCCCGATCACGCCGACGACCCGCACTCCGAGCGCGGCCTCGACGCCTTCGGCCGCCCGCGTCTCGGCGGCATCGGCGAGCGGCTCGCACCCATGATCGAAGAGCTCACCGGAATCGAGACGCGGGCGACCACGCTCGGTCACATCCAGCGCGGCGGTGTGCCGACGGCCTACGACCGGGTGCTCGCCACCCGGCTCGGCATGGCGGCATCCGACATCGTGCAGGATTCGGCCTGGGGGCAGATGGTGGCGCTTCGCGGCACCGATATCGTGACCGTCGGGTTCGAAGAAGCGCTCGGCAAGCTCAAGGTGGTGCCGCAGCACCGCTACGAAGAGGCGGCGATGCTGTTCGGGTGA
- a CDS encoding biotin-dependent carboxyltransferase family protein, whose protein sequence is MNAEEWEAGSPEASGAAAAFEVMATGPLALLQDAGRPGYAHLGVTTSGAADRSAYAAANRLVGNEPGAAAIEAVFGGLELRASRTLLVALTGASAVATVTEFARKGRHSAGAEETDARANEARSRIPHPAGTSFVVFAGDTIALGAPEEGLRSYLAVRGGFAGERVLGSRSTDVLSSLGPAPLQQGDVLGLAGDERGAPGDWPETTLIPPPLPRTGPAILSITRGPRDDWFGEAGWRMLLHARWTVGTDSNRVGVRLDGADGDDGAAVERAPDHAGELPSEGMVVGAVQIPPSGQPVVFLRDHPVTGGYPVIGVLTTASVDRAAQLRPGDVLRFRAAC, encoded by the coding sequence GTGAACGCTGAGGAGTGGGAGGCCGGATCCCCCGAGGCAAGCGGGGCAGCCGCCGCCTTCGAGGTGATGGCCACTGGACCGCTCGCCCTGCTGCAGGATGCCGGCCGGCCCGGATACGCGCACCTCGGCGTGACAACCTCGGGCGCGGCCGACCGCAGTGCCTACGCCGCGGCGAATCGCCTCGTGGGCAACGAACCGGGCGCGGCAGCCATCGAGGCCGTGTTCGGGGGTCTCGAATTGCGCGCATCACGCACCCTGCTCGTCGCGCTGACCGGCGCCTCGGCGGTGGCCACCGTCACGGAGTTCGCGCGCAAGGGCCGTCACTCTGCCGGCGCCGAAGAGACCGACGCCCGCGCGAATGAGGCCAGGTCGCGCATCCCGCACCCGGCCGGTACGTCGTTCGTCGTGTTCGCCGGTGACACGATCGCTCTGGGAGCTCCTGAGGAGGGTCTCCGCTCCTACCTCGCGGTGCGCGGCGGGTTCGCGGGGGAACGAGTGCTCGGCAGCCGCTCCACCGACGTTTTGAGCAGCCTCGGTCCGGCACCTCTGCAGCAGGGTGACGTGCTCGGTCTGGCCGGCGACGAGCGGGGCGCGCCGGGCGACTGGCCGGAGACGACACTCATTCCGCCACCGCTTCCGCGAACCGGGCCGGCCATCCTCTCGATCACCCGCGGCCCGCGCGACGACTGGTTCGGCGAGGCGGGCTGGCGGATGTTGCTGCACGCGAGGTGGACGGTCGGCACCGACTCGAACCGCGTGGGTGTGCGGCTGGACGGCGCCGACGGCGACGACGGCGCCGCGGTCGAGCGGGCGCCGGATCACGCCGGTGAGCTGCCGAGCGAGGGCATGGTCGTGGGCGCGGTGCAGATTCCGCCGAGCGGGCAGCCGGTCGTGTTCCTGCGCGACCACCCCGTGACGGGCGGTTACCCCGTGATCGGCGTGCTCACGACGGCCTCGGTGGACCGCGCGGCCCAGCTGCGTCCCGGCGACGTGCTTCGTTTTCGTGCGGCTTGCTAG